The genomic DNA GATGACCCGCGCAGCATCGGCGAGGCTCTCAGGGGCTCCCGCCTGGGCGAGTTCTGGAAATACCGCGTTGGGGATTACCGCATCATCAGCCACATCGAGGACGCCGCTGTGCGCATCCTCGTGGTCAAAATCGGCAACCGCCGCGACGTGTACCGTTAACGCGAGTACCCGCCTCGGTCCCTTGGACGCTGAGGCTGGCGCTGCACCTGGCGGGCCTGCTCGGCTTGCCTCTCGGCCTCCAGGCGGGTTGCCATAGCCTCGATCACCTTCGGCAAGGCCTCGAACTGCGCCACCTGCTGCGTCCGCTCCCGGCTCTCCCGTAGCGTGAACTCGCCCGGCGTACCTCCCTTCGCCTGCCACTCCCGATAGCCGTGCAGCGCCGCCTGGGCCTGCTCCAGCGCCTGCCGTTCGGCCCCCTCCTGCTGTGATGCATGGGCTTGGCGTAATGTCTCAACCGCCCGCCCGAACAACTCGCGCCGCTCCGCCTGGCGCTGCCGCGTCTCCCAGACCCGCTTCAGGGTCTCAAAATGCGATCCAAGTGTCCGGACAGCTTGCTCAGTTGTTCGGACAAGCCCTTCGTAAAAGCCTCGGACATCGACAGCCGCTGCTCCAGCCCCTCGATCCGCGTCTGCTGCTGCTCGGAAGCGCTCACGGCCTGCCGCAACAGCTCCTGCAAGGCGCTGGTGTCCCTGTGATACGCGTCGGAGACAGCTTTGAGCGAATGCAGAAGCTCGCGCTCGAGAGGGGTTAGTTGGTTCATGGCTCAATCCAGTTTCAGGCAGGGGCGGGCCCCGCAGGTCCACGGCGTCAGGGCCTTGCCCG from Microvirga mediterraneensis includes the following:
- a CDS encoding type II toxin-antitoxin system RelE family toxin, giving the protein MAWRIEFDPAAERELSKLDPQVARRILKFLRERVATLDDPRSIGEALRGSRLGEFWKYRVGDYRIISHIEDAAVRILVVKIGNRRDVYR